Genomic window (Cucumis sativus cultivar 9930 chromosome 2, Cucumber_9930_V3, whole genome shotgun sequence):
cCCTACCCTCTCCGTGAGAGTAAATCAACAAGATAGGAAGTAATGTGTCGCCCAGCTACATTCATTCTTTTTGTAAGATGAGGAAATGAGTAACCATCAACAACTGGAACCTGGAgaagaaattaacaaaagactGTCAAGCATCAAACTCAATCTACACTCTCCATATAAGCTTCACAATACTAATAAGTTGATTCTTTAAATATCAAAGGTAGTTTTCTGTGCGGAATAATTGTTTGATAGAATAACTACTAAGACAAAATGAAACTgcatttgttaatttaatattttaatgtatattCTACAATGCCTAAACTAATTATCTTTAGCATAGCTGAATCTCCTTCCTTTTAGTAGAGGTGCCTTTTGAAAAACTTCACAAAGCACGGCATAAAACCAAGATAAACAAATCAACTTTACTCAATAAGAAGTATATGGAAGAGAAAGGGTATCCATGAGCTTTATGAAAAGATTTCAACAGTACATAAATTGTTTACCACATGAGTGACACCATCACCAGAGTCGATGACTAACCCAGTCAGTAAACCTGCCagcacaaaagaaaacaattgagTGAAGAATTAGATGAAAACTATATGAATTTAAGGGTGTGTGGATCATAGGCGTGTGCCTTTTTCATCACCATCACAATCAAAtgtaattttcaattcaacagTTATGATCTTCTAAACAAAACATAAGGAAATGTGCACCTTGAttgaaaagtaagaaagatagagagagaaaatagtgGGGAAAGATGACAGGTTCAGAAAAATAACTAAGCACAATTTTGACCTTCATTCATCTTTATAAGCACCTTGAGCATACAAAGTTAAAACTGCTTGGATTTGAATGAAGACCCCAGAAAAGTTGTACTTCTCAAACATGGTCTCAACCTATCAGGTTAAATTGACCCAACTCATTAAATTGagcaaatgaaattgaaagaacattgaaagaaaatcaaatatcacAAACCATTTTTTCACGGTTCTTTGAAGGATTGAGAGGTGGATCTGTGAGCAAAATTTTACATTGTTTTGGATCTATCTATTGACAGAAAACACAAAGGCAATTTAGAGCAACATTATGATTTGTCCATGGGAAAAATGTATAATGCTCAGAGTAGGAGGTAAATGGAAATTTAAGTGCTAGAAAATTCTTTCCTTGAGTTCGTTGAAAAATGCATGATCCCACACATGACACATATCATCCCAATTTTGTACGATACCATTATGAACAGGATACGTTATATCAAGCTGATGGCGCAAATCAGCACAGCTTTCTCCAACAACAATGTCCTAGGAGGAATTCAGCAACAAGACTTGAGAAGAGAATGAATAATCAAAGAATAGTAACTAATCTCATGAAGATCCTTTCTATGAAAATGTGACATCCTGATTGAAAATTTCTTCAGTTCACTACAGTACAATATTCTCACTCATAAAAGATAATCGCTGCATGGGAAATGATCATTTCTACCCACATTTTACAGAACCCAAGATATCAACACATCAAACTGTTTTTCTGAGTAGAAAATGCAATCATAGCTATCAAACGgattgaaagttgaaatttcCCGACCATTGACAAACAATCATACCAGCTCTTCCTTTTTCACACCCAGAAAAGAACTAATAAAACACATGGAAATCACAAACCTTCAACTCCTGTTCGATGAGTGATTCTTCATAGCGAAGCAGCGGCCTTCCAACCACACAGGGAAACACAGAAGTTGGAAAATTCTCCCCAGCAAATCCACATTTTACATACTGCaattaatcaacaaaaaaatattagccAACCAACCAAAACACACTAAATAAAAGTGTGCTCCACTGGGACAGGTGAGGCGAACAACACGAATCTGAAgcagaagaaaatgaaataatgggTAGATTTACACAGGGGCATGCAAGATCAAGCAAGTGGGTGAAGAAgtgattaaaaagaagaagaagaagaagataccCCAGTGCCATTGTCGCAGACGACAACATTCCGATTATCCATGCGGGGGCGATGCGGCAGAGTAGCAGATGGTTGTGGGTGCCACTTTTCCGAGACTCCGATTGATTTGGTTGGGTTGCGATGGcttgaagttgaagttaaGGAAAGTAGGGAAAGCGTCAACGAATTGAGATGGTCAGTCTATGCCACCAAATACAAAGTTTAGTACTTCAAAATAGCAATCTTTACCAATCTCAATTTCGTTCTTGCTGAATTGCAATTCCAAGTCAAGGGATCTTGTTCTTCAAATTCTTATAATTCCCATATTCTCAAATCTAAATCCCTACCCTCTTcgattaagaaaaatatatgactTTGGTTGGTATAAACATCAGCTTAGTATAGGCTTCAAAGCTTGAGCCTCAACTTGATGTTGATTAGAGAAAcgataaacaaaaatagtaaaatgaaaattatattaggTGGTACaatcaaaatacaaattagCAATAATAGCCCTaaccttttcaattttgtaaatatagcaacttctaattttggttgatattttctattttagaatTGACCTCTTGGTATTATTTGAATATGCACCACCGTCCTCCACTTTCTCTCATCTTCTCTTCGTTTTCTTCTCGTCTTCTCcaccatttttcttcatccttcttctcttctctcttttgcttctttcttttaggtttcttctcttcctttccttctctttttactgtcttcttctattcttcttattctttcttttatgggAAAAACAATTTGTTTCTTCGATTATGTATCTAtttcttctccctttattaaaatcataattattctttcctatctttatttatatatttctctaAATCATCTCAATatcatcatcttttcttcATCTATTCCTTTCATACTATTATTGTGTGCTAGTTTATTATCTACCACTTATGGTGGTTTACTTCAACCATACAGATTGGAGTGGTGTGGATGTGAATGATAATGTATTGCTTCCAATATTTATACATCCAGCGCGAAGGCCTCCAAAAATAAGGATTCTTTCTATGGTAATGTTTCAAAAAGCTTAAAATGTAGTCGTTGTAAGAGAATCCGTCATAATATTAGAACTTGTACATTTGAacctatttgaaaattttaattgttttgaaatttatacaTTACCAACGATGTATTAACCGTTTTATTTGggaatattttcttctctactttattttttaattatttggaaatATAATGTATCTAAAGTTCAAATATACCTATGTGATATACTCAAGATAAGGTCTATCAACACACACAAGCattatgattttaattgatatgtgCGATATAAGATACTTGTCGAAACAAGATAAGGTATATCGAAGAGACATATGTAATTCAAAATAAGGTATATCAGATGCAAAAGAAACCTACATAATTGAAGATAAGGTATATCACATATGAAGAcatattctaaaagaaaaatttatccAGGTATCGTAATTATTGTTGTGGGATATGCAAATCAAATTGAGTGGTTCAATTGTAACATATGTCTTTTGTATCTCaaagatttattatttttggtcAATTCCAAATCAATAgcttttttttgggggggatTTAACTCCGTTTTTGGTGACTCATATTGCACTTGACACTTTTGATCCTGGGCTAATCTTGAGGCTTTCCAACCGAGATGAAGGAAGAAGTGAAATGATGGGGGCTAATCTCTGTCTTTtaagtttctttaatttgaagGTATTAGCATATTCAATCGTAAGAGATGGAAACTTGAATATCCAGAGGTAAGAGGTAAGAGGTAAGAAGTAAGAAGTAGCAGATGTTAATTATAGTGAAGATTTAAAAGGTCTATGtaagattatgaaaatttcaacaaaatattggtttaaaattataaccaacaagaaattcaaattcagcGATACACAAAATGCATAAATTCAGCATTAAGAAGTTACTTGTAAACGGCAAGTGTAGTAGCAGTGAGtggtaaaattttcaaatttcttgaaattcatacttttgtttcatttcaaGGGATCCCTGATGCTTTTCAAGCTTTTGGTTAATTCAACGTTCCCAATGAAATTCATCCTTAGCTTCACCATAATTCATTTTGCTTCATCAATTCGAGAATGAACTAAACTAACTCAGAAACAAAAGGCTGTTCGTTCCCGCGCACATTTGAAATGAGACCCCATTTCCCAGAATTAGCTACTCGATTGAGCAGAGCcatactttcaatttcaaatcaaacaagcCCAGCTGGATCATGGACCCCTTCACTGGAGCAGAATTTGCATCGACTCGGTTTTCGCCAAATGCTGAATCCATCTCTCGTCTCTCAAGTCATCGACCCTCATCTTCTTTCCCATCACTCCCTCGCTCTTGGTTTCTTCAATTGGGCTTCTCAGCAACCTGGCTTCACCCACAATTCCGATTCCTACAATTCCATTCTCaagtctctctctctttcacgCCATTTTGGGCCCATTCATAGTCTCTTGAAACAGGTAAAAACTCAGAAAATTGGCCTCGATTTATCAGTGTATCGCGCTGTTATTGATTCCTTGATCATTGCCAAGAAGACCCATGAtgcttttttggtttttaatgaGGTTACTTCAATTACTCATATTATTGGATCCGAGCTCTGTAATTCGCTTTTGGCTGCTCTCGCTTCTGATGGGTTTTTTGAGCATGCCCAGAAGGTTTTCGATGAAATGTCTCTTAAATCTATTCCTTTTAACACTCTTGGATTTGGTGTGTTTATATGGAGGATTTGTAGAAATACTGATGTAGTTAAAGTTTTGAACATGATAGATGGTGCCAGGACCAATAATTCGGATATCAATGGTTCTGTTATTGCCACATTGATCATTCACGGGCTCTGTGAGGCATCTAGACTTGAAGAAGCTTCAAATATTTTGGACGAGCTTAAGAATAGGGGTTGCAAGCCTGACTTTTTGACGTACTGGATTCTTGGAGAAGCATTTCAGTCAGCAAGGAATGTGGTTGACAGGGAGAAAAtcctgaagaagaagagaaagttgGGGGTAGCTCCTAGGCTTAATGATTATAAGGAGtacttatttgttttaatagCTGGGAGACGGATACGTGAAGCTAAAGAGTTAGGTGAAGTTA
Coding sequences:
- the LOC101213341 gene encoding actin-related protein 2, producing MDNRNVVVCDNGTGYVKCGFAGENFPTSVFPCVVGRPLLRYEESLIEQELKDIVVGESCADLRHQLDITYPVHNGIVQNWDDMCHVWDHAFFNELKIDPKQCKILLTDPPLNPSKNREKMVETMFEKYNFSGVFIQIQAVLTLYAQGLLTGLVIDSGDGVTHVVPVVDGYSFPHLTKRMNVAGRHITSYLVDLLSRRGYAMNRSADFETVREIKEKLCYISYDYKREYQLGLETTILVKNYTLPDGRVIKVGTERFQAPEALFTPELIDVEGDGMADMVFRCIQEMDIDNRMMLYQHIVLSGGSTMYPGLPSRLEKEILDRYLEVVLKGNRDGLKKLRLRIEDPPRRKHMVYLGGAVLAGIMKDAPEFWISREDYLEEGLGCLSKCGQA
- the LOC101213818 gene encoding pentatricopeptide repeat-containing protein At5g14080 isoform X2, yielding MRPHFPELATRLSRAILSISNQTSPAGSWTPSLEQNLHRLGFRQMLNPSLVSQVIDPHLLSHHSLALGFFNWASQQPGFTHNSDSYNSILKSLSLSRHFGPIHSLLKQVKTQKIGLDLSVYRAVIDSLIIAKKTHDAFLVFNEVTSITHIIGSELCNSLLAALASDGFFEHAQKVFDEMSLKSIPFNTLGFGVFIWRICRNTDVVKVLNMIDGARTNNSDINGSVIATLIIHGLCEASRLEEASNILDELKNRGCKPDFLTYWILGEAFQSARNVVDREKILKKKRKLGVAPRLNDYKEYLFVLIAGRRIREAKELGEVIVKGNFPMDEEVSNVLIGSVASVDPYSAIMFFKFMVEKGRFPTLLTLRNLSRNLCKHGKTDELLEVFQVLCINNYFNDLDRYHLRISFLCKAGKVKEAYGVLQEMKKNGFDPDVSFYNSVLEACCREDLLRPARKLWDEMFAGGCCGNLKTYSILIQKFSKSNQIEEALVLYSHMLGKNVEPDIAIYTSLLQGLCQDSQLEAAFEVFSKSVEQDVNLAATLLSTFILCLCKVISLLLQNYSVV